Proteins encoded together in one Musa acuminata AAA Group cultivar baxijiao chromosome BXJ3-6, Cavendish_Baxijiao_AAA, whole genome shotgun sequence window:
- the LOC135641555 gene encoding uncharacterized protein LOC135641555 — MEAVMRAERPMLTSGASGRVAALLSVRVLRGLLLLLQAAALLLLLPFRWRPLLVSTAERSAPAPADGRPEASRKGGHGGVVVRVPAAMVPRRQREHDASWRRALAVRRVVEAMKEGQLGRDFSLFTTARGDTLFTQSWTPVNLKTRGLVVLLHGLNEHSGRYNDFAEKLNENGFKVYAMDWMGHGGSDGLHGYVHSLDYAVNDLETFLEKVLAENPGTPCFCFGHSTGAAIILKAACDPKVEGWIKGLVLTSPAVLVQPSHPIVMVLAPMFCLLAPKYQFSAANNSGSVVSRDPEALQSKYSDPLVFTGSIRVRTGCEILRMSTYLLQNLNKIKIPFLVLHGASDTVTDPEGSQRLFDEASSTDKSIKLYHNLLHDLLIEPEREKIMQDIIDWLSFRV; from the exons ATGGAGGCGGTGATGAGGGCGGAGCGGCCGATGCTGACGTCGGGGGCGAGCGGCCGCGTCGCCGCCCTCCTGTCCGTACGCGTCCTCCGGgggctgctcctcctcctccaggccgctgccctcctcctcctgctccccTTCCGGTGGCGGCCGCTGCTCGTGTCCACGGCGGAGCGGTCGGCCCCCGCCCCGGCTGATGGGCGTCCAGAGGCCAGCAGGAAGGGCGGGCACGGCGGGGTGGTGGTGAGGGTGCCGGCCGCGATGGTGCCGCGGAGGCAGCGGGAGCATGATGCGTCGTGGAGGCGGGCCCTGGCGGTGCGGCGGGTGGTGGAGGCGATGAAGGAGGGGCAACTTGGAAGGGACTTCTCGTTGTTTACCACGGCCAGAGGCGACACTCTTTTCACTCAATCTTGGACTCCTGTAAATTTGAAGACCAG GGGTTTGGTTGTTCTGTTGCATGGATTGAATGAGCACAG TGGTAGATACAATGACTTTGCTGAGAAACTCAATGAAAATGGTTTTAAAGTATATGCAATGGATTGGATGG GACATGGTGGAAGTGATGGGTTGCATGGATATGTTCATTCCCTTGATTATGCAGTTAATGACTTG GAAACATTTCTGGAGAAGGTCTTGGCAGAGAATCCTGGGACACCTTGCTTTTGCTTTGGACACTCAACTGGTGCAGCTATAATTCTTAAG GCAGCCTGTGATCCAAAAGTAGAAGGATGGATTAAAGGTCTCGTTTTAACGTCGCCTGCTGTGCTTGTTCAACCTTCTCATCCAATTGTAATG GTTCTCGCCCCAATGTTCTGTCTTCTAGCCCCAAAATATCAATTTAGTGCTGCAAATAATAGTGGATCAGTTGTTTCTCGTGACCCTGAGGCCCTTCAATCCAAGTACTCCGACCCATTGGTTTTCACTGGTTCTATCAGAGTCAGGACTGGTTGCGAGATCCTACGCATGTCAACATACCTGCTACAGAACCTCAACAAGATCAAAATTCCTTTTCTAGTTCTCCATGGTGCTTCTGATACTGTAACTGATCCTGAAGGCTCTCAAAGGTTATTTGATGAAGCTTCCTCAACAGATAAGTCAATCAAACTGTACCACAATCTCCTACATGACCTTTTAATCGAGCCTGAGAGGGAAAAGATCATGCAGGACATAATCGATTGGTTGAGCTTCAgagtttga
- the LOC103987546 gene encoding type IV inositol polyphosphate 5-phosphatase 9: MPEKEQQVEVLWPRLVANKLLRRPVGNNSFVADLPCSDMLLELANLDEFDPKRPRKYLKDTRKYKLYVGTWNVGGILPSDDVNLEDWLDINNDYYDIYVLGFQEIVPLSAKNVLGAEKRRILAQWNSLVRTTLNKSSSNLEGRKEPKVGERHKACPAKEGFARDFRCIISKQMVGVLVSVWARHELQYYIRHPSVSCVGCGVMGCLGNKGSVSVRFCLHETSFCFVCCHLASGGRKGDEMNRNSDAVDVLSRTSFPRGPSLDLPHKILDHDRVILLGDLNYRISLPEAITRSLVEQKQWDILLERDQLRTEVSKGRVFEDWQEGAITFSPTYKYYPNSDKYYGCIQGQKGEKRRAPAWCDRILWHGDGLKQKRYDRCESWLSDHRPVRAVFTASVDVRRSFNSLGSFFLSERFDRPDDEHANGGGGRRRSINVDAL; encoded by the exons ATGCCAGAGAAAGAGCAGCAAGTAGAG GTCTTGTGGCCAAGACTGGTGGCGAACAAGCTGCTGAGGCGGCCGGTGGGTAACAATTCCTTCGTTGCAGATCTCCCTTGTTCAGACATGTTGCTCGAACTCGCAAATTTGGATGAGTTCGACCCAAAGAGACCACGGAAATATCTCAAAGATACTCGCAAATACAA ACTATACGTTGGTACTTGGAATGTTGGTGGTATCCTTCCATCAGATGATGTAAACCTGGAGGACTGGTTAGACATTAACAACGATTACTATGACATTTATGTTCTTGG ATTCCAAGAGATCGTTCCGCTCAGTGCCAAAAACGTGCTAGGCGCAGAGAAGAGAAGAATCCTTGCACAGTGGAACTCCCTCGTCAGGACAACACTGAACAAGTCTTCATCCAACTTGGAAGGTCGAAAAGAACCAAAGGTGGGGGAGAGGCACAAGGCGTGTCCAGCGAAGGAAGGCTTTGCTCGAGATTTCCGGTGCATTATAAGCAAGCAGATGGTCGGAGTTCTGGTGTCAGTGTGGGCGAGACATGAGCTCCAGTACTACATCCGCCACCCGAGCGTCTCCTGCGTCGGCTGCGGCGTCATGGGCTGCCTGGGAAACAAG GGTTCGGTTTCGGTTCGATTCTGCTTGCACGAGACCAGCTTCTGCTTCGTGTGCTGTCATCTGGCTTCGGGAGGAAGAAAAGGGGACGAGATGAACAGAAACTCGGACGCCGTGGATGTTCTCTCAAGAACCAGCTTCCCTCGAGGTCCTTCTCTCGATCTGCCACACAAGATCTTAGATCATGA TCGAGTAATCTTGCTGGGTGATCTGAACTATAGAATCTCCTTGCCTGAGGCCATAACAAGATCTTTGGTGGAGCAAAAGCAATGGGACATCTTGTTGGAGAGAGATCAG CTCAGAACAGAGGTTTCCAAGGGCAGGGTGTTCGAAGACTGGCAAGAGGGGGCCATAACATTCTCCCCCACCTACAAATACTACCCCAACTCCGACAAGTACTACGGGTGCATTCAAGGCCAGAAAGGCGAGAAAAGGCGAGCTCCGGCATG GTGCGACAGAATCCTGTGGCACGGCGACGGCCTGAAGCAGAAGCGCTACGACCGGTGCGAGTCGTGGCTGTCCGACCACCGGCCGGTCCGAGCCGTCTTCACCGCGAGCGTGGACGTGCGGCGGAGCTTCAACTCGCTCGGGAGCTTCTTCCTGTCGGAGAGATTTGATCGGCCGGACGACGAGCACGCAAACGGTggaggtggaagaagaagaagcattaACGTCGATGCCTTGTGA
- the LOC135639473 gene encoding probable xyloglucan endotransglucosylase/hydrolase protein 28 has product MASSSSSSSSSSSSSALFFYYLLLLGSALFLTNEAIALPEVPNLTTLSFEEGYTQLFGDSNLILHQDGRTVHLSLDQRTGAGFASQGLYLHGFFSASIKLPADYAAGVVVAFYMSNGDVFEKTHDELDFEFLGNIRGREWRVQTNVYGNGSTAVGREERYGLWFDPTEDYHQYSILWSNERIIFYIDNTPIREVVRTQTMGGDFPSKPMSLYATIWDGSTWATSGGRYKVNYKFAPYVAEFTDLVLHGCIVDPSNHNRTCLESNAGVYNAMMISTDQRAAMERFRKKHMTYSYCHDRIRYLTPSPECSLGPETKSFLITGEARSSYHHHHGKRNGRSTVDVAL; this is encoded by the exons atggcttcttcttcttcttcttcttcttcttcttcttcttcttctgctttatTCTTCTACTACCTCCTCCTGTTGGGTTCAGCACTGTTCCTCACCAATGAGGCTATTGCTCTCCCAGAAGTGCCCAACCTCACCACCCTCTCTTTTGAGGAAGGCTACACACAGCTATTTGGAGACTCCAACCTCATTCTTCATCAAGATGGCCGGACCGTCCACCTCTCCCTCGACCAGCGGACTG GTGCTGGATTTGCGTCACAAGGTCTTTATCTCCATGGATTCTTCAGTGCCTCCATCAAACTGCCTGCAGACTACGCTGCTGGAGTCGTTGTTGCCTTCTAT ATGTCTAATGGAGATGTATTCGAGAAGACACATGATGAATTGGACTTCGAGTTCCTGGGGAACATAAGAGGCAGGGAATGGAGGGTTCAGACCAACGTTTATGGGAATGGGAGCACAGCAGTTGGTAGGGAAGAGAGATATGGGCTCTGGTTCGATCCTACAGAGGACTATCACCAATACTCCATCCTGTGGAGCAATGAGAGGATAAT ATTTTACATTGACAACACCCCCATCAGGGAGGTGGTGAGGACCCAAACCATGGGTGGTGACTTCCCTTCAAAGCCCATGTCACTCTATGCCACAATATGGGACGGCTCCACCTGGGCCACTTCGGGCGGCCGCTACAAGGTCAACTACAAATTCGCCCCTTACGTCGCCGAGTTCACTGACCTTGTCCTCCATGGCTGCATCGTTGATCCCAGTAACCATAACAGAACCTGCCTGGAATCTAATGCTGGAGTTTACAATGCTATGATGATATCAACGGATCAACGGGCGGCGATGGAGAGGTTCCGAAAGAAACACATGACCTACTCTTACTGTCATGATCGCATCCGTTACCTGACACCTTCTCCGGAGTGTTCTCTCGGTCCCGAGACCAAGAGTTTCCTCATAACAGGCGAAGCAAGGTCCAGTTACCACCACCACCATGGTAAGCGCAATGGCCGCAGCACAGTAGATGTAGCCCTTTGA
- the LOC135641028 gene encoding RNA demethylase ALKBH10B-like translates to MAAASGNAVADPMQSPVGGGASEVPQQWFVDERDGFISWLRGEFAAANAIIDLLMHHLRITGEPGQYDHLAGCIHQRRFHWAPILHLQQYFPVANVMYALQRVEGKQRPQIPQRRSYGPKENGRKNGFGHGYGHRSDGVLDTHGSLASGMAMSDDVNTEKRDDKLETYTDTSQKTDAPPHAEKDGVCNVPSSKAYSSLKERANVVEPNCYESEPAGDSRALDCKGTCNDSAKGDVDITSNPGENQKGYLMPKEFLAKEISDGTMVNVVEGLKLYEDFLNSSEIIRLVSLAYETRAAGHRKELPGQTLVTLKRPMKGHGREMIQFGIPINEGPQEDENTTVSSGEKKVAAIPSVLQVMLHSLVQLQVLPVKPDFCIIDLFNEGDHSQPHTWPPWYGRPVCNLLLTDCDIVYGRAVGSDHRGNYNGSLKLSLTAGALLVMEGKSADLAKRAIPSLRKQRILLTFGKSQPKNFSRHLPGRKQQVPPMHPQSMSLPNGVQPLFMAPPVVPPTTVGWTVAVPTMHPNPPFPVPGTGVFLPPGSVHSPPSQQLPVAPISSGAFYAPHIFASSESNGAQKPNCNNDASPKNTQDLTEPKLEYDGCLSIDNAAPDEQKNVAAKKLVKKLTENSAR, encoded by the exons ATGGCAGCGGCGTCGGGTAACGCGGTGGCGGACCCAATGCAGTCGCCGGTGGGCGGGGGTGCGAGCGAGGTGCCACAGCAGTGGTTTGTGGATGAGAGGGACGGATTTATTTCGTGGCTGAGGGGGGAATTTGCTGCGGCCAATGCTATCATCGACCTTTTGATGCATCACCTCAGGATCACCGGCGAGCCCGGGCAGTACGACCACCTTGCGGGATGCATCCACCAGCGGCGATTCCACTGGGCGCCCATACTCCACCTGCAGCAGTACTTTCCCGTCGCCAATGTTATGTACGCGCTGCAGCGGGTGGAGGGGAAACAGCGTCCGCAGATCCCACAGAGGCGCTCCTACGGTCCGAAAGAAAATGGAAGAAAGAACGGATTTGGGCATGGGTACGGACATCGATCCGATGGAGTTCTAGATACCCATGGATCGCTTGCATCTGGTATGGCTATGTCTGACGATGTAAATACAGAGAAGAGGGATGATAAGCTGGAAACATACACTGACACCAGCCAGAAGACTGACGCACCACCTCATGCTGAGAAGGATG GAGTATGCAATGTACCTAGCTCCAAAGCATATAGCAGCCTTAAGGAGAGAGCAAACGTAGTTGAGCCCAACTGCTATGAGTCGGAACCCGCAGGTGATAGTCGAGCCTTGGACTGCAAAG GGACTTGCAATGATTCTGCTAAAGGTGATGTAGATATAACTTCAAATCCAGGCGAAAATCAGAAAGGCTACTTAATGCCAAAAGAATTTTTGGCCAAAGAAATAAGTGATGGCACAATG GTTAATGTTGTTGAAGGACTGAAACTGTATGAGGATTTTCTGAATAGCTCAGAGATTATAAGACTTGTTTCATTAGCCTATGAAACGAGAGCTGCTGGTCATAGAAAAGAACTCCCAG GTCAAACACTTGTAACATTGAAAAGACCAATGAAGGGACATGGAAGAGAAATGATTCAGTTTGGCATTCCCATTAATGAGGGACCTCAAGAAGATGAAAATACCACTGTGAGCTCTGGTG AGAAAAAGGTAGCAGCCATTCCTAGTGTACTGCAGGTTATGCTTCATAGCTTGGTTCAGCTGCAAGTTTTGCCAGTTAAACCTGATTTTTGCATTATTGACTTATTTAATGAG GGGGATCACTCACAACCTCACACATGGCCACCTTGGTACGGTAGGCCTGTTTGTAACTTATTATTGACTGACTGTGACATTGTATATGGCCGGGCAGTAGGATCAGATCACAGGGGAAACTACAATGGCTCTTTGAAGCTCTCTCTCACTGCAGG GGCTCTTCTTGTAATGGAAGGAAAAAGTGCAGATCTAGCAAAACGTGCCATCCCTTCCCTTCGCAAGCAGCGCATCCTTTTGACATTTGGAAAATCCCAACCAAAGAACTTCTCCCGTCATCTGCCAGGCCGTAAGCAACAAGTGCCACCAATGCATCCTCAGAGTATGTCTCTTCCAAATGGCGTCCAGCCACTGTTTATGGCACCTCCTGTGGTGCCTCCTACAACTGTTGGGTGGACAGTGGCAGTCCCTACTATGCACCCTAATCCTCCATTTCCAGTTCCTGGCACTGGAGTCTTTCTTCCCCCTGGTTCTGTCCATTCGCCTCCATCTCAACAGCTACCAGTGGCTCCAATTTCATCTGGGGCTTTCTATGCTCCACATATATTTGCATCATCTGAGAGCAACGGGGCGCAGAAACCAAATTGTAACAATGATGCTTCTCCGAAGAATACACAGGATCTGACTGAGCCTAAGCTGGAATACGATGGGTGCTTGAGCATTGACAATGCTGCCCCTGATGAACAGAAAAATGTGGCTGCTAAGAAGCTGGTGAAAAAGCTGACAGAAAATTCTGCCAGGTAG